From Cystobacter fuscus DSM 2262, one genomic window encodes:
- a CDS encoding WD40/YVTN/BNR-like repeat-containing protein encodes MHLGSWMPIVSAALLLVLPASAQVPPPPLPSVDLAVHELRLQAGLLSKRTEEDLWVLDDARFAVQVSRSADAGRSWRVDAQATEALVKALLAHSHNTLEHMVWPGPDTGIAAGAIGPRVLRTTDAGRSWKSIPLTDDLQVHDLQHLGDRLWLCGSSGRIFRSDDAGASWRELKGTPFNDDDRCLSMSFLSPESGWALGSKESLWSTEDGGTSWQRLPLGDLTRTERLRRVVRLSRHVAWLQGEGLWVQGESGWVQGESRRFVTTDGGKTWQSKASEEKDPLLSVARTPDGQRIITVRPTGDGVPLEQWIPFLGEEKAVVLGADTVVALGKRRLYTFISGQLLRAGPPVSQGSGVLTPLEGIARKAPDEWLGWAGDQIVASHDEGRSWFQVGRVPQSPLRAIAFLKTKTVLAELGTGALLRSEDFGRTWKTSTSPLDAYDFARASGRTTTPDNPFECVLGTSPVSMKIHYEESGCFNVFGGVLSVRLSPGEALLSVERNQGGAEGKQVRERRKLSRGDGERIIRELVAAAIREETMPDCDSTTVYSASIEWSCASGPVKKGSVRLNDSSCESRDPSSLMNVPPNAYSRTLGMHQAVDEVLERTSL; translated from the coding sequence ATGCACCTTGGCTCGTGGATGCCCATCGTGTCCGCCGCGCTCCTGCTGGTCCTTCCCGCCTCGGCGCAGGTTCCCCCACCGCCGCTGCCTTCGGTGGATCTGGCCGTCCACGAACTCCGTCTCCAGGCGGGGCTCCTCTCCAAACGAACGGAGGAGGACTTGTGGGTCCTCGACGACGCGCGGTTCGCTGTCCAGGTGTCGCGAAGCGCGGACGCCGGCCGTTCGTGGCGAGTGGATGCCCAGGCCACCGAGGCCCTGGTCAAAGCGCTCCTCGCCCATTCGCACAACACCCTCGAACACATGGTCTGGCCCGGCCCCGACACGGGCATCGCCGCTGGCGCCATCGGCCCGCGGGTGCTGCGAACGACGGATGCGGGGCGCTCCTGGAAGTCCATTCCCCTCACGGACGACCTCCAGGTCCACGACCTGCAACACCTGGGGGATCGGCTCTGGCTCTGTGGCTCGTCCGGGCGAATCTTCCGCAGTGATGACGCCGGGGCGAGCTGGCGGGAACTGAAGGGCACGCCCTTCAATGACGATGATCGCTGTCTGAGCATGTCCTTTCTCTCCCCGGAGAGCGGATGGGCCTTGGGAAGCAAAGAGTCCCTCTGGTCCACGGAGGATGGCGGAACGAGCTGGCAGCGTCTGCCTCTTGGCGACCTCACCCGGACAGAGCGCTTGCGCCGCGTGGTCCGACTCTCTCGCCACGTCGCCTGGCTCCAGGGAGAGGGCTTGTGGGTCCAGGGCGAGAGCGGGTGGGTCCAGGGCGAGAGCAGACGGTTCGTCACGACCGATGGAGGAAAGACCTGGCAGTCCAAGGCCTCGGAAGAAAAGGATCCGCTCCTCTCCGTCGCGCGAACTCCCGATGGCCAGCGCATCATCACCGTGCGGCCCACTGGCGACGGCGTTCCGTTGGAGCAGTGGATTCCCTTCCTCGGAGAAGAAAAGGCGGTCGTGCTGGGGGCGGACACCGTCGTGGCGCTGGGCAAGAGGAGGCTGTACACCTTCATCTCCGGCCAACTGCTGCGAGCGGGCCCCCCTGTCAGCCAGGGTTCAGGCGTCCTGACCCCACTCGAGGGCATTGCCCGGAAGGCGCCCGATGAGTGGCTGGGCTGGGCCGGCGACCAGATCGTCGCCTCCCACGATGAGGGCCGGAGCTGGTTCCAGGTGGGCCGTGTTCCCCAGAGTCCCCTCCGGGCGATCGCCTTCCTGAAGACCAAGACGGTTCTCGCCGAGCTCGGTACGGGGGCGCTGCTGCGCTCGGAGGACTTCGGGCGCACCTGGAAGACGAGCACGAGTCCCCTGGACGCCTACGACTTCGCGCGGGCCTCGGGCCGCACCACGACCCCAGACAACCCCTTCGAGTGCGTTCTCGGCACCTCGCCTGTGTCGATGAAGATCCACTACGAGGAAAGCGGTTGCTTCAACGTCTTCGGGGGGGTGCTCTCCGTGCGGTTGTCCCCAGGTGAAGCCCTGCTCTCGGTGGAGCGGAACCAGGGGGGAGCGGAGGGCAAACAGGTGCGCGAGCGGAGGAAGCTCTCCCGCGGTGACGGGGAGCGCATCATCCGGGAGTTGGTGGCGGCGGCAATCCGTGAGGAGACGATGCCCGACTGCGATTCCACCACGGTGTATTCGGCCTCCATCGAGTGGTCCTGTGCGTCGGGACCCGTCAAGAAGGGGTCCGTGAGGCTCAACGATTCGAGCTGTGAGTCTCGAGACCCCTCGTCCCTGATGAATGTGCCTCCCAACGCGTATTCGCGCACCCTGGGCATGCATCAGGCCGTGGACGAGGTGCTCGAGCGCACGTCCCTCTGA
- a CDS encoding FG-GAP repeat domain-containing protein: MSRYLSSFIVASMAVGAACEPVRPVSPSGVVSSASPEVRLLKEPARVTALAVPASPDGCLSISYTLQQPDGERADVVVEVDAQGDGSFQRVTQAGSTDHEGLLARATSPEGVAHRFLWNRAVDVRAATSVNVRVSAQVPGAALDSRTVALALPAPGRGCDVWMDSSRVTSMQKDMPRLATSGDFDRDGKLDLILVMDYGPMLMMKGLGNGGFLPAVPLVLGFNLPDDAPPVAADLDGDGVLDLLWTRSYEQILFVARGLGDGSFAPVIQYGVQAGMQAGLLSAGGKSSLVVADFDGNGSPDVALKKGYSSLVLFLNQGDGTLSAVLPPGTYWPFTSRLATADLDEDGHQDLVATSYGRPFVVLLSNGDGTFRTQQQTGDVWMLDSALRDFDEDGHVDQVIAVPGSSTTELRLRRGNGQGGFSAAALVASVPGAPNPSGPTLLEADDLDGDGHLDLAVTIEQEQNAGREVRNTLNLVKGLGDGTFAPVVRLPSGRRPSFVTTGDFDGNGVSDVVTLQWETKDVRVWLGGPGRTTRTLPIGSEGLSAVGDFNGDGWTDVISTTGYSTTQVKMSLGGPGGLSNPGLVTTLNSATVALQVVHVDVGTTLDVVLYSSSGLVQLLLGNGDGTLRPAVALPLGSLVEHVESGDVNGDGKPDLVFIAGREASSGREARLLIGRGDGTFEPPVSLATGSLLRQAVLADLDRDGKLDVMVLRSGTGVGAEVLMGRGDGTFTPGPGLSLGDDAMTGQLRLADLDQDGVLDAVYCRDVYEQPKVKYSLQVLKGTGTGEFTRLGSYSTQGNCTTLTLADVDADGWWDVLSSNLNAGSVSVLRGVGQGVLAPDQCFGSYDSDSSYDTPHLSVLDANGDGRLDLLSGTGLLGRNALLLQR; encoded by the coding sequence GTGTCACGGTATTTGTCTTCGTTCATTGTCGCGTCGATGGCGGTGGGGGCTGCCTGCGAGCCCGTGCGGCCCGTGTCGCCCTCCGGCGTCGTGTCATCCGCCTCGCCCGAGGTGCGGCTGCTGAAGGAGCCCGCGCGGGTGACGGCCCTCGCGGTGCCGGCTTCCCCGGACGGGTGTCTGTCCATCTCCTATACCCTCCAGCAGCCGGATGGGGAGCGCGCCGATGTCGTCGTGGAGGTGGACGCGCAGGGGGATGGCTCCTTCCAGCGCGTCACCCAGGCGGGCTCCACGGACCACGAGGGGCTGCTCGCGCGCGCCACCTCGCCCGAGGGCGTGGCCCACCGCTTCCTGTGGAATCGCGCCGTGGACGTGCGCGCGGCCACCTCGGTGAACGTGCGCGTGAGTGCCCAGGTGCCGGGCGCCGCGCTGGACTCGAGGACCGTGGCGCTGGCCCTGCCCGCCCCCGGCCGTGGCTGTGACGTGTGGATGGACAGCAGCCGAGTCACCAGCATGCAGAAGGACATGCCCCGCCTGGCGACCTCGGGCGACTTCGATCGGGATGGCAAGCTGGATCTGATCCTCGTCATGGATTACGGCCCCATGCTGATGATGAAGGGGCTGGGTAACGGAGGCTTCCTGCCCGCCGTCCCGCTCGTACTCGGCTTCAACCTGCCCGATGACGCCCCGCCTGTCGCCGCGGACCTGGACGGGGACGGCGTGTTGGATCTGCTCTGGACGAGGAGCTATGAGCAGATCCTGTTCGTGGCGCGGGGACTCGGAGATGGTTCGTTCGCCCCCGTGATCCAATACGGTGTGCAGGCGGGTATGCAGGCTGGCTTGTTGTCCGCTGGCGGCAAGTCGAGCCTCGTCGTCGCCGACTTCGACGGCAACGGCAGTCCCGACGTGGCCCTGAAGAAGGGATACAGCAGCCTGGTTCTCTTCTTGAACCAGGGCGATGGGACTTTGAGTGCCGTCCTGCCCCCGGGGACCTACTGGCCTTTCACGAGCAGGCTCGCCACGGCCGACCTCGATGAGGATGGCCATCAGGACCTGGTGGCCACGAGTTATGGCAGGCCCTTCGTCGTGCTGTTGTCCAACGGGGATGGCACCTTCCGCACCCAGCAGCAGACGGGGGATGTCTGGATGCTGGACTCGGCACTGAGGGACTTCGACGAGGATGGTCACGTGGACCAGGTCATCGCCGTGCCTGGGTCCTCCACCACCGAGCTGCGCCTGCGCCGGGGCAACGGCCAGGGCGGATTCTCCGCGGCGGCGCTCGTGGCTTCGGTCCCGGGCGCTCCCAACCCCTCGGGCCCGACCCTCCTGGAGGCGGACGATCTGGACGGTGATGGCCACCTGGACCTCGCGGTGACGATCGAGCAGGAGCAGAACGCCGGTCGCGAAGTGCGCAACACGCTCAACCTGGTGAAGGGGCTGGGAGATGGCACCTTCGCGCCGGTCGTGCGGCTGCCCTCGGGGCGCAGGCCCTCCTTCGTCACCACCGGCGACTTCGATGGGAATGGTGTGTCCGACGTGGTGACGCTGCAGTGGGAAACCAAGGACGTGCGCGTGTGGCTCGGTGGCCCGGGGCGGACGACCCGGACGCTGCCCATCGGGTCCGAGGGCCTCTCCGCTGTCGGAGATTTCAACGGCGATGGGTGGACGGATGTCATCTCCACCACGGGGTACTCGACGACGCAGGTGAAGATGAGCCTCGGGGGCCCAGGAGGCCTGTCCAACCCCGGGCTCGTCACCACGTTGAATTCCGCCACTGTCGCGTTGCAGGTGGTCCACGTGGATGTGGGGACGACGCTAGACGTGGTGCTGTATTCCTCTTCTGGACTCGTGCAGCTCCTGCTGGGCAATGGTGACGGCACCCTGCGTCCCGCCGTCGCGCTCCCACTGGGATCGCTCGTGGAGCATGTGGAATCCGGCGACGTGAACGGGGATGGCAAACCAGACCTCGTCTTCATCGCCGGGCGCGAGGCCTCCTCCGGCAGGGAAGCGCGTCTGTTGATCGGCCGGGGAGATGGAACCTTCGAGCCGCCCGTGTCCCTGGCGACCGGGAGCCTGCTGCGGCAGGCGGTGCTGGCGGACCTGGACCGTGACGGCAAGCTGGATGTGATGGTGCTGCGGTCCGGGACCGGCGTGGGCGCGGAGGTGCTGATGGGCAGGGGTGATGGCACCTTCACGCCTGGACCCGGGCTGTCGCTCGGAGACGATGCCATGACGGGCCAGCTACGCCTGGCGGATCTGGATCAGGACGGAGTCCTGGATGCCGTGTACTGCCGCGATGTCTACGAGCAACCCAAAGTGAAGTACTCCCTCCAGGTGTTGAAGGGCACGGGCACCGGGGAGTTCACCCGCCTGGGCTCCTACTCCACGCAAGGCAACTGCACGACCCTGACCCTGGCGGATGTCGATGCGGATGGATGGTGGGACGTGTTGTCTTCCAACCTCAACGCTGGCTCCGTCTCCGTGCTGCGGGGCGTGGGCCAGGGCGTGCTCGCTCCGGATCAGTGCTTCGGGTCCTATGACTCCGACAGCTCCTATGACACTCCACATCTCTCGGTGCTGGACGCGAACGGGGATGGCCGGCTGGACCTTCTGAGTGGGACCGGCCTCCTCGGGAGGAACGCGCTGCTGCTCCAGCGCTGA
- a CDS encoding sigma-70 family RNA polymerase sigma factor: MTSVGHEALEHAAREHERFLWGLCYRMTGVAADADELVQETYARALATPPERSEELRPWLTRVAMNLARDRLRRRKREGYVGPWLPSPVETGEEAVASVEAHLPGGGTTEGRYELLESVTFAFLLALEALTPRQRAVLLLRDVFDYPVREVAGCLRMSETNVKVTHHRARAVMAAYDRERCVPTRELQERTRRALEDFLGALVSGDVAAAEALLAEPVRALSDGGGETFAARVPVVGVKRVALFYRRLHELGGVADALEVRMINGLPALVARWKQPAPGRPTRVVVRLDIGEDGRVRVLHSIQASRKLAGLPTSA, from the coding sequence ATGACGTCCGTGGGCCACGAGGCGCTGGAGCACGCGGCGCGGGAGCACGAGCGCTTCCTGTGGGGGCTGTGCTACCGGATGACGGGCGTCGCGGCGGACGCGGACGAGCTGGTGCAGGAGACGTACGCGCGGGCGCTCGCGACGCCGCCGGAGCGCTCCGAGGAGTTGCGCCCCTGGCTCACGCGCGTGGCGATGAACCTCGCGAGGGACAGGCTGCGGCGGCGCAAGCGCGAGGGCTACGTGGGGCCGTGGCTGCCCTCGCCGGTGGAGACGGGGGAGGAGGCGGTGGCGTCGGTGGAGGCGCACCTGCCCGGAGGCGGCACGACCGAGGGCCGCTACGAGCTGTTGGAGAGCGTGACGTTCGCGTTCCTGCTGGCGCTCGAGGCGCTCACGCCGCGGCAGCGCGCGGTGCTGCTGCTGCGCGACGTCTTCGACTACCCGGTGCGCGAGGTGGCCGGGTGCTTGAGGATGAGCGAGACGAACGTGAAGGTGACGCACCACCGGGCGCGGGCGGTGATGGCGGCGTATGACCGGGAGCGGTGCGTGCCCACGCGCGAGCTCCAGGAGCGGACCCGGCGGGCGCTGGAGGACTTCCTGGGGGCGCTGGTGTCGGGGGACGTGGCGGCGGCCGAGGCGCTGCTGGCCGAGCCCGTGCGGGCGTTGTCGGACGGGGGTGGCGAGACGTTCGCGGCGCGGGTGCCCGTGGTGGGAGTCAAGCGCGTGGCGCTCTTCTACCGGCGGCTGCACGAGCTGGGCGGCGTGGCGGACGCGCTGGAGGTGCGGATGATCAACGGGCTGCCCGCGCTGGTGGCCCGCTGGAAGCAGCCCGCTCCCGGCCGCCCCACGCGGGTGGTCGTCCGCCTGGACATCGGCGAGGACGGACGGGTGCGGGTGCTGCACTCCATCCAGGCGAGCCGCAAGCTGGCGGGACTGCCCACCTCGGCGTGA
- a CDS encoding phytoene desaturase family protein, which translates to MKTTDVAVVGGGLGGLAVATLLARGGRRVVLFEKARHLGGRAHTTLQEGYHLNLGPHALYLAGAAARVLGQLGLELKGRGPRGEGGFALRGGRLYTLPSGLVSLLTTDLLSTAGKLEFARVMARLSRMDASTLRGMSLEEWLRANVSRDEVRAPVAMLFRLSTYCADLALLGADAAVAQHQAALTQGVRYLDGGWVEMVRGLSTLADAAGVERVLSARVEEVTREEGGGRPRVRGVRLADGTEWAAESVVLAAGPHEVAALLPGDAVAAGWAAKAVPVKAASLEVGLSRLPRPGALTAFGVDRPWYASVHSAWARVAPEGGALVHVAKYLGERDAEASEPELEGVLDLLQPGWRQHVVTRRFLPGLTVMHALPTKAEGLAGRPRPVVEHLQGLGLVGDWVGTEGMLVDASLSSAEAVARAWSGSRVGARAA; encoded by the coding sequence ATGAAGACGACGGACGTGGCGGTGGTGGGCGGAGGGCTGGGAGGCCTGGCGGTGGCGACGCTGCTGGCACGGGGAGGCCGGCGGGTGGTGCTGTTCGAGAAGGCCAGGCACCTCGGCGGCCGGGCGCACACCACGCTTCAAGAGGGCTACCACCTCAACCTGGGCCCCCACGCGCTCTACCTGGCCGGAGCGGCGGCGCGAGTACTCGGACAGTTGGGCCTGGAGCTCAAGGGCCGAGGGCCTCGCGGTGAGGGAGGCTTCGCGCTGCGCGGAGGTCGGCTGTACACCCTCCCCTCGGGGCTCGTGTCGCTGCTGACCACGGATCTGCTGAGCACGGCGGGCAAGCTGGAGTTCGCCCGGGTGATGGCGAGATTGAGTCGCATGGACGCCTCGACGCTCAGGGGCATGAGCCTGGAGGAATGGCTGCGCGCGAACGTGTCTCGCGACGAGGTGCGCGCTCCGGTGGCGATGCTCTTCCGGTTGTCGACGTACTGCGCGGATCTGGCGCTCCTGGGCGCGGACGCGGCGGTGGCGCAACACCAGGCGGCGTTGACTCAGGGCGTGCGCTACCTCGATGGGGGCTGGGTCGAGATGGTGCGCGGACTGAGCACGCTCGCGGACGCGGCGGGAGTGGAGCGGGTGCTGTCGGCGCGAGTGGAAGAGGTGACGCGCGAGGAGGGAGGCGGGCGCCCCCGGGTGCGCGGCGTGCGGCTGGCGGATGGAACGGAGTGGGCAGCCGAGTCGGTGGTACTGGCGGCGGGACCTCATGAGGTGGCGGCGCTCCTGCCGGGGGACGCGGTGGCGGCGGGCTGGGCGGCGAAGGCGGTGCCAGTGAAGGCGGCCTCGCTGGAAGTAGGGCTGTCGCGGCTGCCGAGGCCCGGGGCGCTGACGGCGTTCGGGGTGGATCGGCCGTGGTATGCCTCGGTGCACTCGGCGTGGGCGCGGGTGGCCCCGGAGGGAGGAGCGCTCGTGCACGTGGCCAAGTACCTCGGGGAGCGCGACGCGGAGGCGAGCGAGCCGGAACTCGAGGGCGTGCTGGACCTGTTGCAGCCGGGCTGGAGGCAGCACGTGGTGACGCGGCGGTTCCTGCCGGGGCTGACGGTGATGCATGCGCTGCCGACGAAGGCCGAGGGCCTCGCGGGGCGGCCCCGGCCGGTGGTGGAGCACCTCCAGGGGCTGGGCCTCGTGGGGGACTGGGTGGGGACCGAGGGAATGCTGGTGGATGCCTCGCTCTCCAGCGCCGAGGCGGTGGCGCGCGCGTGGTCAGGCAGCCGCGTGGGAGCCCGCGCGGCATGA
- a CDS encoding epoxide hydrolase family protein, with translation MSPRPFRIDVPQAVLTDLQRRLEATRFPEPLPGEPWQRGADVAYVRELCAYWRERYDWRKQEAELNRFPQFLCEVEGVDIHFWHVRGKGPSPLPLLLTHGWPGSIYEFHHLIEPLTDPAAHGGDARDAFDVIIPALPGYGFSGKPREPGWDATRVATVFDRLMVEHLGYSRYGAQGGDWGGVVTTALGVEHAEHLVGIHLNFALAAPPSGQEQSELAREYGQKMAAFSAAESGYSHVQMTKPMSLGIGQADSPAGLAAWIVEKFRTWSDCGGDVERAFSKDWLLTNLMFYWAPNSIASAANLYYETFGMQRLDLKKPVRVPTAIADFPKELTHTPRPWLEARFNLRRYTEMPRGGHFAAAEQPELFLKDVRSFFRELR, from the coding sequence ATGTCTCCGCGTCCCTTTCGCATCGATGTGCCCCAGGCCGTGCTCACGGATCTTCAACGCCGCCTGGAGGCCACGCGCTTCCCCGAGCCGCTGCCCGGTGAGCCCTGGCAGCGCGGCGCCGACGTCGCCTATGTCCGCGAGCTGTGCGCGTACTGGCGTGAGCGTTACGACTGGCGCAAGCAGGAGGCCGAGCTCAACCGCTTCCCTCAATTCCTGTGCGAGGTGGAGGGCGTCGACATCCACTTCTGGCACGTCCGGGGCAAGGGTCCGTCTCCCCTGCCGCTGCTACTGACGCACGGCTGGCCCGGCTCCATCTACGAGTTCCATCACCTCATCGAGCCGCTGACGGACCCCGCCGCGCACGGAGGTGACGCCCGGGACGCCTTCGACGTCATCATCCCCGCGCTGCCGGGCTATGGCTTCAGCGGCAAGCCGCGCGAGCCGGGCTGGGATGCCACGCGCGTGGCCACCGTGTTCGACCGGCTCATGGTCGAGCACCTGGGCTACTCCCGCTATGGCGCGCAGGGCGGTGACTGGGGAGGCGTCGTCACCACGGCGCTCGGGGTGGAGCACGCCGAGCACCTGGTGGGCATCCACCTCAACTTCGCCCTCGCGGCGCCGCCGTCCGGACAGGAGCAGAGCGAGCTGGCGCGAGAGTATGGCCAGAAGATGGCGGCGTTCTCCGCCGCCGAGAGCGGCTACAGCCACGTGCAGATGACCAAGCCCATGTCGCTCGGCATCGGGCAGGCGGATTCACCGGCGGGGCTCGCCGCGTGGATCGTCGAGAAGTTCCGCACCTGGAGCGATTGTGGCGGGGACGTCGAGCGCGCCTTCTCCAAGGACTGGCTGCTGACCAACCTGATGTTCTACTGGGCGCCCAACAGCATCGCGAGCGCGGCCAACCTCTATTACGAGACCTTCGGCATGCAGCGCCTGGACTTGAAGAAGCCGGTGCGCGTGCCCACGGCGATCGCGGACTTCCCCAAGGAGCTCACCCACACGCCCCGGCCCTGGTTGGAGGCGCGATTCAACCTGCGGCGCTACACGGAGATGCCGCGCGGGGGCCACTTCGCCGCCGCGGAGCAGCCGGAACTGTTCCTGAAGGACGTGCGCTCGTTCTTCCGGGAGCTTCGCTAG
- a CDS encoding CotH kinase family protein, producing the protein MFARVNKRLPLACLVALLAACSPPTPEPEAPGKGPPASPGEPVPPGPTEPSGPPPGTEVPCEMAPVEAAAPVMERPAPEAWVVPGELVLHASGFEDSGGAAPGRAHFEVWSVEDDAPGVLVWSATVSAPEARLSEGRFESTRAGLSERTRYAARVRYAYGSSTCEAWGPWSGFRLFRTEDGSAQLFDEARVLEFHLDIPPDSWAAMNAQAVPPDCVPHERDDHRATLRFGAQVFENVGVHVKGGCGSARTLEGKSSFKVDLEWDDPAVPGGEPSRELLGRKNFTFDNNVQDPSFMNERLGFAFFRAMGVPAPRAASVRLFVNGEPWGLYTHVETIDRRFLARWFEDKDGALYEGSYWCDLLAENMPAPGEDASGYCLERKLGGGSPAADGYAPLRELTRRLEGLGRGGFYPEVLAFFDYDRFLTTWAIEGVISHWDGYSFDTRNNYRVYEDPSTGRWTLIPGGIDQTFGHRQGSKAGTVQDPWAVTGLLAARCLEEADCRAAYATRLEEVTRAFESAGLEERVRRMREQLAGHVRVDPRKETTFEGFERAVEATLRFIRERPVQVRGTLPPSP; encoded by the coding sequence ATGTTCGCTCGCGTGAACAAGAGATTGCCGCTGGCCTGTCTGGTCGCGTTGCTCGCCGCCTGCTCCCCGCCGACTCCAGAGCCCGAGGCGCCTGGTAAGGGGCCTCCGGCCTCTCCAGGCGAGCCGGTGCCGCCAGGGCCCACGGAGCCGTCCGGGCCACCGCCCGGGACCGAGGTTCCGTGTGAGATGGCTCCGGTGGAGGCGGCGGCGCCCGTCATGGAGCGCCCCGCGCCCGAGGCGTGGGTGGTGCCCGGGGAACTGGTGCTCCATGCGTCAGGCTTCGAGGACTCCGGAGGCGCGGCGCCGGGCCGGGCCCACTTCGAGGTGTGGTCCGTGGAGGACGACGCGCCCGGGGTGCTCGTCTGGTCGGCCACGGTGAGCGCGCCCGAGGCGCGACTGTCCGAAGGTCGCTTCGAATCCACGAGGGCCGGCTTGTCCGAGCGGACGCGGTACGCGGCACGGGTGCGCTACGCCTATGGGTCCTCGACCTGTGAGGCCTGGGGGCCGTGGAGTGGCTTCCGCCTCTTCCGGACGGAGGATGGCTCCGCGCAGCTCTTCGACGAGGCGCGGGTGCTCGAGTTCCATCTCGACATTCCACCGGACTCCTGGGCGGCGATGAACGCGCAGGCCGTTCCACCCGACTGTGTTCCGCACGAGCGCGATGACCACCGGGCCACGCTGCGCTTTGGCGCCCAGGTGTTCGAGAACGTCGGCGTGCACGTGAAGGGGGGCTGCGGCTCGGCGCGTACGCTCGAGGGCAAGTCCTCCTTCAAGGTGGACCTCGAGTGGGATGACCCGGCGGTGCCCGGAGGCGAGCCCTCGCGGGAGTTGCTGGGCCGCAAGAACTTCACCTTCGACAACAACGTGCAGGACCCGAGCTTCATGAACGAGCGCCTGGGCTTCGCCTTCTTCCGGGCGATGGGGGTGCCGGCGCCCCGGGCGGCGTCGGTGCGGCTGTTCGTCAATGGCGAGCCGTGGGGCCTCTACACGCATGTGGAGACGATCGACCGGCGCTTCCTCGCGCGCTGGTTCGAGGACAAGGACGGCGCGCTCTACGAGGGCTCGTACTGGTGTGATCTGCTCGCGGAGAACATGCCGGCCCCGGGGGAGGACGCGAGCGGCTATTGCCTGGAGCGCAAGCTCGGTGGGGGCTCTCCCGCGGCGGATGGGTATGCGCCCCTGCGCGAGCTCACGCGCCGGCTCGAGGGACTCGGCCGGGGCGGGTTCTATCCCGAGGTCCTGGCGTTCTTCGACTACGACCGCTTCCTCACGACGTGGGCCATCGAGGGTGTGATTTCCCACTGGGACGGCTACTCGTTCGACACGCGTAACAACTACCGGGTGTACGAGGATCCCTCGACGGGGCGCTGGACGCTGATTCCGGGGGGAATCGATCAGACCTTCGGCCATCGCCAGGGCTCGAAGGCGGGCACGGTGCAGGACCCATGGGCGGTGACGGGGCTGCTCGCCGCGCGCTGCCTGGAGGAGGCGGACTGCCGGGCGGCGTACGCGACGCGGCTGGAGGAGGTGACGCGGGCGTTCGAGAGCGCTGGGCTCGAAGAGCGGGTGCGGCGGATGCGCGAGCAGCTCGCCGGGCACGTCCGGGTGGATCCCCGCAAGGAGACGACCTTCGAGGGCTTCGAGCGCGCGGTGGAGGCCACGCTGCGCTTCATCCGCGAGCGCCCCGTGCAGGTGCGCGGCACGCTTCCTCCCTCTCCCTGA